In Polyangia bacterium, one genomic interval encodes:
- a CDS encoding HlyD family secretion protein produces the protein METARQTSNQPTVEPQNDVAAAGRKNDGSPVAVAVGAAPAKPSRGRKPFIVLGIVAVVALIGVGTYSLLTGGRESTDDGQVAADVVPVSARVGGLVANVHIHENQAVKRGELLVELDPADFQARVQQAEADLANAQAQASAADAQVQIVDATSKGGLASARAALSGTAAGVGSADAQLASAKAAAARAAADLKKAEIDLGRSRTLRQAGAIPQERLESDQIALDSARAAKSQADAQVALAVDARRGAQSRVGEAQGRVNQSAPVAPQIAAARAGAALAVARVAGAQAALSLARLQLGYARITAPADGYASKLAVHDGQLVSMGQPLIELVPATTYLVANFKETQIGSMRPGQTATIEIDAFPGRKLTGRVDSLAGGTGASFSLLPPDNATGNFVKVVQRIPVRIAWVDPPADLVLRPGLSADVTVDLRSGK, from the coding sequence ATGGAAACAGCCAGACAGACCAGCAATCAACCAACGGTAGAACCCCAGAACGACGTCGCCGCCGCCGGCCGCAAGAACGACGGCTCACCCGTCGCCGTGGCGGTGGGCGCGGCGCCGGCCAAACCGTCGCGCGGCCGCAAGCCCTTCATCGTACTGGGCATAGTGGCGGTGGTGGCGCTGATCGGCGTCGGCACCTATTCGTTGCTGACCGGCGGCCGCGAAAGCACCGATGACGGGCAGGTGGCAGCCGACGTCGTGCCGGTGTCGGCGCGCGTGGGCGGCCTGGTGGCCAACGTGCACATTCACGAGAACCAGGCGGTCAAACGTGGCGAGCTGCTGGTCGAGCTGGATCCGGCCGACTTTCAAGCGCGCGTGCAGCAAGCGGAGGCCGATCTGGCCAACGCGCAGGCGCAAGCCAGCGCCGCCGACGCGCAGGTGCAGATCGTCGACGCCACGTCGAAGGGCGGTCTCGCCAGCGCGCGCGCCGCCTTGAGCGGGACGGCCGCCGGGGTGGGCAGCGCCGACGCGCAACTGGCCTCCGCCAAGGCGGCGGCGGCGCGCGCCGCCGCCGATTTGAAGAAGGCGGAGATTGATCTCGGACGTTCGCGCACGCTGCGCCAGGCGGGCGCGATCCCGCAAGAGCGGCTGGAAAGCGATCAGATCGCCCTCGACTCCGCGCGCGCCGCCAAAAGCCAGGCCGACGCGCAGGTGGCGCTGGCCGTCGACGCGCGGCGCGGGGCCCAAAGCCGCGTCGGCGAAGCGCAGGGGCGCGTGAACCAAAGCGCCCCGGTGGCGCCGCAGATCGCCGCCGCCCGCGCCGGCGCCGCCCTGGCCGTGGCGCGCGTCGCCGGCGCCCAGGCCGCGCTGTCCCTGGCCCGCCTGCAGCTTGGCTATGCGCGCATCACCGCGCCCGCCGACGGTTACGCCTCCAAGCTGGCGGTGCACGATGGCCAGCTGGTGTCGATGGGCCAGCCCCTGATCGAGCTGGTTCCCGCCACGACCTACCTGGTGGCGAACTTCAAGGAGACGCAGATCGGTTCGATGCGTCCCGGCCAGACGGCGACGATCGAAATCGACGCCTTCCCTGGCCGCAAGCTCACCGGCCGCGTGGACAGCCTGGCCGGAGGCACCGGCGCCAGCTTCTCGTTGCTGCCGCCCGACAACGCCACCGGCAACTTCGTCAAGGTGGTCCAGCGCATCCCGGTTCGCATCGCCTGGGTGGACCCGCCGGCCGATCTGGTGTTGCGGCCGGGATTGTCGGCCGACGTGACCGTCGATTTGCGCAGCGGCAAGTAA
- a CDS encoding TetR/AcrR family transcriptional regulator has translation MTAIMDAAEEVFGDAGLHAAHMGMIAAKAGVSVGTLYNHFADREALLAGLLAARHAELVERIDAASREGQGQPLRERLRLILLGFITHCEQHRRFTSIVLQREIGRYHQMYPQAWAKKTNAMRAIYVRIEKEMKRGVRERSLRPELADLDAVFFMGMLRALVIRDLVFEKGQGMKPEVERLLDAFFGGLGSRGASA, from the coding sequence ATGACCGCCATCATGGACGCCGCCGAGGAAGTATTCGGTGACGCCGGCCTGCACGCCGCACACATGGGAATGATCGCCGCCAAGGCCGGCGTGTCGGTGGGGACGCTTTACAACCACTTCGCCGATCGCGAGGCGTTGCTGGCCGGTCTTCTGGCCGCCCGCCACGCCGAGCTGGTCGAGCGGATCGACGCCGCCAGCCGTGAGGGTCAGGGCCAGCCGCTGCGAGAGCGGCTGCGGCTCATCCTGCTCGGCTTCATCACCCACTGCGAACAGCACCGCCGCTTTACCAGCATCGTCTTGCAACGGGAGATCGGCCGCTATCATCAGATGTACCCGCAGGCCTGGGCGAAGAAAACCAACGCCATGCGGGCCATCTATGTGCGCATCGAAAAAGAGATGAAACGAGGCGTGCGCGAACGTTCGCTGCGGCCCGAGCTGGCCGATCTGGACGCGGTGTTCTTCATGGGCATGCTGCGGGCCCTGGTCATCCGTGACCTGGTCTTCGAAAAGGGGCAGGGCATGAAGCCAGAGGTGGAACGTCTGCTGGACGCCTTCTTCGGTGGCCTGGGTTCGCGCGGGGCGTCCGCGTGA
- a CDS encoding DHA2 family efflux MFS transporter permease subunit has product MTAAAMTAPLARAPVNKWVVTLSVTFGTLMGAIDTSIVAVATPHLTGALGATVEEMTWVTTGFVIATVVVMPLTAFLGRFFGQKRVYLFSLGLFVVGSALCGLARSLPMMVAFRALQGMGAGALQPTEQAILRQTFPPEEQGMAMALFGLAVVVGPAAGPALGGYLLDNFSWQWIFYINLPIGLLGIFMVTRFVHEPDDIRRENHARAAAQRKNLDWQGIILMTAGLASLQYVLEEGSRNDWFSSQAITVCSFLAVFVLAAFVIRELTAPVPAVDLSLFKDRVFLSGTLIGAMMFAILMSITFLLPLFMQELLGFPALASGEALMPRAFAMMVGIPLVGRLYNYVQPRILVICGVVLVAFSAYLMSHYTLDTSSRSVVTAIVIQGFGFASLFVPLTTVALAGIPRYRLTDATGLNSLLRQIGGSLGLAAFATLLPHFVVAARSGLSSHIDPGRPEVMARLNAIQSGLGARGLDAGAAHAGAVRILDGMLTQQASLLAFERMFLFAGIAFLFVIPFALLLRRPASARKASMELH; this is encoded by the coding sequence GTGACCGCCGCCGCGATGACCGCGCCGCTGGCTCGGGCTCCGGTGAACAAATGGGTGGTGACGCTGTCGGTGACCTTCGGGACGCTGATGGGAGCCATCGACACGTCGATCGTCGCCGTGGCCACGCCGCACCTGACCGGGGCCCTGGGCGCCACCGTCGAAGAGATGACCTGGGTGACCACCGGCTTCGTCATCGCCACCGTGGTGGTCATGCCGCTGACCGCGTTCCTGGGCCGGTTTTTTGGGCAAAAACGGGTTTATCTTTTTTCGCTCGGTCTGTTCGTGGTGGGTTCGGCGCTGTGCGGCCTGGCCCGATCGCTGCCGATGATGGTGGCCTTCCGCGCGCTGCAGGGCATGGGCGCCGGCGCCTTGCAACCGACCGAGCAGGCGATCTTGCGCCAGACGTTCCCGCCTGAAGAGCAAGGCATGGCCATGGCGCTGTTCGGTCTGGCGGTGGTGGTGGGCCCGGCGGCGGGGCCGGCCCTGGGCGGGTACCTGCTGGACAATTTTTCCTGGCAATGGATTTTCTATATCAACCTGCCGATCGGCCTTTTAGGCATCTTCATGGTCACGCGGTTCGTGCACGAGCCCGACGACATCCGCCGGGAGAACCACGCCCGCGCCGCCGCCCAGCGCAAGAACCTGGACTGGCAGGGCATCATCTTGATGACCGCCGGATTGGCGTCGCTGCAATACGTGCTGGAAGAGGGCAGCCGCAATGATTGGTTCTCCTCGCAGGCCATCACCGTCTGTTCGTTCCTGGCGGTGTTCGTGCTGGCCGCCTTCGTCATTCGCGAGCTGACCGCGCCGGTGCCGGCCGTCGATCTGTCGCTGTTCAAGGATCGGGTGTTCCTGTCCGGGACGCTGATCGGCGCGATGATGTTCGCCATCTTGATGTCGATAACGTTCTTGCTGCCTCTGTTCATGCAAGAGCTGCTCGGTTTTCCGGCGCTGGCGTCGGGCGAGGCGCTGATGCCGCGGGCCTTCGCCATGATGGTGGGGATCCCGCTGGTGGGCCGTCTTTACAATTATGTCCAACCGCGCATCCTGGTCATCTGTGGGGTGGTGCTGGTGGCTTTCAGCGCTTATCTGATGTCGCACTACACGCTGGATACCAGCTCCCGGTCGGTGGTCACGGCGATCGTCATTCAGGGGTTTGGTTTCGCTTCACTGTTCGTGCCGCTGACCACCGTCGCGCTGGCGGGCATTCCGCGCTATCGCCTGACCGACGCCACCGGGCTGAATTCGTTGCTGCGCCAGATCGGCGGCTCGCTGGGGTTGGCGGCGTTCGCCACCTTGTTGCCGCATTTTGTGGTTGCCGCGCGCTCCGGTCTGTCCTCCCACATCGATCCCGGACGGCCCGAGGTGATGGCCCGTTTGAACGCGATTCAGTCGGGCCTGGGCGCGCGCGGCCTGGACGCCGGCGCGGCGCACGCCGGGGCGGTACGCATCCTGGACGGCATGCTGACGCAACAGGCGTCGCTGCTGGCTTTTGAGCGAATGTTTCTGTTCGCCGGCATCGCTTTTCTATTTGTTATCCCGTTCGCGCTCTTGCTGCGCCGACCGGCCAGCGCGCGCAAAGCCAGCATGGAACTGCACTGA